The Vallitalea okinawensis genome contains the following window.
CCAAAAAACAATAAAATACTTAATATAATAACACTTATTTTCCTTTTATTATTATTCATTATTTTTGCTAAAAATCTTTTATATCTTTGTGCTAATGACTTACTTTCTTCTTTCTTATTGTATGTAAACTTAAGCTTCTTAACTAACATTAGTCCACTGACCAACAGGGCAAAAGGAATAGACCATAGCCCAAAATCTCTGAAGGCTATTAAGGTCAATAGTGCCACAAAAATACTTGAACCATATATAGCCATCCATTTGAACTGTTTGGAAACATTCTCCTTATGACCACCTTTATATTTGGATAGGAATCTTGAACTAAGGGCTGGTGTTATTACAATAGAAACCAGGAAAGAGGCAATTATACTGATGACAATCGTCATCGGCAATGATCTAATCATTTCTCCAACAGTACCATTCATAAGCAATAATGGCAGAAAAGCCACAATAGTCGTCATTGATGCAGCCAATATTGCTGGAGCTACTTGATTAGTACCATGACTACTGGCACTTAACCGATCAGTACCTAGATCTCGTAATCTATCAATATTTTCAAGAATAACAATAGCGTTATCCACAAGCAAACCTAACGCAATTATAAAACCTGTTAATGTAAGTGTATTAAATGTCATATTGTTTAAGTCCAGAAGAATGACTGCTATGAATAAGGATAGTGGAATTACCGATGCTACGATCAACGCCTCATTTAAACCAATAAATAAAAATAAGACGACAATAACCACTAAAAACCCTGAAATAGCACTATCAAGTACTGTATTCAATTCATTAGAGACACTCAAACTTTCATCTTGAGTGATAATGACGTTAATATTTTCTGGCAAGAATTTATCACGTTCATTTACCACTAAATTAGTAATATCCTGGGCTGGCTTGACCATATCATAATTATCATCTCTAAACACTTGTAAATAAATAGCCGCTTCTGAATCTTTAACCTCATCTTCGTTATTGATGTAATAATATGAATACTCCGATGGTATCTTAAAACCATCACTAATTACTGCAACATCCTTTAGTAATATGTAACTGTTTTCATCTGCACGTACAACAATATTAGCTATGTCATCAAGGGACGAAACTGATTCATCGATTCGAAGATTGTAGTTTTCACCTTCAAGATCCATATTACTTAAAGGAAGGGATACATTACTACTATTAATACTGTTGGTTATAGCGCTAATAGTTAAATCATATCGAGCTAGCTCCGATTGCTTCACAAGAATTTGAATTTCTCTTGTATAGCCACCACTCAATTCTACATTATTAACACCTGTGACACTTTCAATTTGCTCTTGAATCACTTCACCATAATACTTTAACTCTGTCATACTTACATCGCCTGTTACAGTCAAACGCATGATTGGCATCTCAGAGCTCTTAAGTTCTAAAATCTTTGGAGGCATAGCTCCTTCTGGCAACGATACATCTGATACCTTATCCCTAACATCAGTCATAGCATCATCCATATCTGTGCCTTCATTAAAACTTAACATAATTGTGGAATTACCTGTTCTAGATGTAGATGATATAGTATCCAGATCATCTACATTTTCAAGCACGTTTTCTAAAGGATCTGTCACCAATGACTCAATATCCTTTGCTGAAACACCTTGATAACTAACGCTAATGTTAATCCTATTAGCACTTATTTCTGGCATTGATTCCCTCGGCATTCCTTGATATATCAAGTACCCCATAACAACTAATCCAATAATAATCAAATAGACTACTCTAAACCGCTTAATAAAAATGTCTGAAATTCTACCCAAAAAGTTCTTATCTTGGTTCAGTTCTGAAAGTTCATTATTCTTCACCCGATACTCTCCTTTACATTATCTCACTTTTATTGTATAAATCGATACGTCCATTCTATCCAAGAACTTCTAAAGCTAAATAAACTATTTCTAAAGTTTTTCTAAAATTTTCTAAAGTTTTTCTAAAATTTATTCAGATATACTTTTCTCCTAAAACTATATTTACGTAAATAAAAAACTCCCCTTTTGGGGAGTTAACCATATTGCATGTCTTCATATCAATATATTGCGACCATCTGGGATGCTGGGTATAGGTTTAAAGTATAAGTTAATCCCCCTTTATTTTAAAGGGGGATTATATGTTTTAATCTTTTTCATTTAATGCATTATATGCACCACTGAACATTGCAAATAACAGACCAGTAATGGGGAATACAATCCAATTGATATGCCATTGATGATAGACCATACCACTTATTAAAAAGATAGCAACTGCGAGAGGCCATATAACTGCAGCAACTGCATTAATCACTTTGTTATTCTCTTTGTTTACCCTTGCATATTCATCAATCTTCAATAATTTTTTGTAGCCTGTGTAAATAGATCCAAAGTAAATGAAGATGTAAACAGCTATTGAAACGATTAATAATAAAATAACTACTCCTAAAAGTATTGAATAATTATTAAAGGCTACAGCCATAAAGAGTGCAATTGGTGATAAAATACATAACACAACACCTAATATTGTGGATAAAGTATACGTTGGGTGAAAAGCTTCCATCTTATTTTCAATAGACTTTTTTAGATAAGTTGGTAATTCGAAGTCATCCTCAATATACTTAAATCTTTCCATAGTCGTACCAGAATAAATCATTAATCCAACACCTAATGCAACAAGTACTAATAATGGAACTAGACCTATTATAGCACCAGCATCTCCAGTTAACCCTGTTAATAATCCATCTTCACTTAATTGGATCATTAAGATTAATACCGCTGCTCCAATGATACATAAAAATACGCCTATTCCAATGACTTTACTCATCTTTTTATTTGCTTCAAGATACTTATTAACTTGATCATCAGTGAGCATTGGAAGCTGCTCCTTTTTCTCTTCTAGTTTAATACCAAACTCCTTAACTAGCTCATCGATATTACCGAATTCAGAAATAACGATACCAATGGCTTCATTTTCTGTTTTACCATTTCTTTTTAGCTCATTATATTTATCTTCCATATTAGCTAATAAATCTTCTTTCAAACTGTTCATTTGCTTTGTTTTTGGTAAAGTTGCAAACATATTTTCTAAATAATTAATGATTGTTTCCATTGATCAATTCCTCCCTCACAAATCGATTGATGACTTCCTTCGTCAACTCCCATTCAGTGCATTTTTCTCTATAATAGTCTATGCCTGCTTGGGTTATTCTATAATACTTACGTCGTTTCCCATGGGTTTCTTCCTTAAAAAATGATTCAATATAGCCATTTTTCATCAGACGATTAAAGGCTGAATATAGTGTTGTTTCTTTGATGATATACTTTTCGTCTGAAAGTTCTTTGATGTTCTTTGATATCTCATATCCGTAAGAAGCTTCGTTTAATAATAAATACAGAATAATCGTATCATTATATCCTCGTATGACATCGCTGCTTATCAATTAATTACTCCTTCCTATCATTATTTGCATTATATAAACTAATCATTTTAGTTACATTACTTCACTTATCGTACTACGTTTGTCGTACTTCATCTGTCGTAGTAACTAAAGTATACCATAATTACTACGACAGGTAAAGTATTTTTTTTATTTTTTTAAGTATTATTAAACCACCGTGCATATAATTCTCTACACGGTGGTTCTTTGTAATCAAAAGTATTTTATTCTCATCTGTGGGTTTTAGTGTTCCATTTCCATAAGATATTTCGTAAGTTAAATTAATATCACTTTAAAATGATCACTATAAATTAGTTTCTCACTTTATTTAATTGCAAATATAGATTTATTTCCAACTATATTTAACAAATACACACCTCTTAATACTTATGATTCTTTTAATAAGCCTTACCCCAAATAACCATGTTCTCTGCCTCTTTACCGCAGCATACACATTTATCACTGAGGCGTTCTTGAACAAATGGCATACATCGTGAAGTAGCTCCTGTTTTCTCTTTGATCATGTCTTCACAGGCTTGATCGCCGCACCACATCGCTTTGATGAATCCTGGTGTTTCGTTGATCGTCTTTTCGAATTCTTCCATGCTAGTAGCCATATAGGTGTGTTCATCTCTATGAACACGGGCTTTGTCAAGAAGTTCATGTTGTAATTGATCAAGAAGCTCAGCTACTTTAGTTTCTAATTCATCAAGAGAAACAAATATCTTCTCACGGTTATCTCTTCTCACAAGAACAGCTTGATTCTTTTCAATGTCTTTTGGACCGATTTCTAATCTTACAGGAATACCTTTCATTTCACATTCAGAGAACTTCCATCCTGGACTCTTATCACTATCATCTATGTCAACACGAGCAATTTTACTTAAACGTTCTTTAAGGGCATTTGCTTTGTCAAGAACACCTTCTTTATGTTGAGCTATAGGTATTATTCTTAATTGTGTTGGGGCTATAGCAGGTGGTAATACTAATCCACTATCATCACCATGTACCATTATAATAGCGCCAATAAGGCGTGTTGTAACACCCCATGATGTTTGATGTACATGACTTAACTTATTATCTTTATCTGTGTATTGAATACCGAAGGCTTTAGCAAATCCGTCACCAAAATTATGGGATGTTCCAGATTGTAATGCTTTACCATCATGCATCAAACTTTCAATGGTATAAGTTCTTTCTGCACCTGCAAATTTCTCTTTGTCTGTCTTTTGACCTTTAATCATTGGAATAGCTAGGATGTTTTCACAGAATTCAGCATACAGGTTAAGAATATTTATTGTTTCTTCCTGTGCTTCTTCTGCAGTAGCATGAGCTGTATGTCCTTCTTGCCATAGGAATTCTAATGTTCTAAGAAATGGACGTGTTGTCTTCTCCCATCGTACAACAGAACACCATTGGTTATAAAGCTTAGGTAAATCTCTATATGATTCAATTTCGTTGGCATAATGCTCACAGAATAATGTTTCAGATGTTGGACGTACACATAATCTTTCTGTTAACTTCTCAGATCCACCGTGAGTTACCCATGCCACCTCTGGTGCAAAACCTTCCACGTGGTCTTTCTCCTTTTGTAATAACCCTTCTGGAATGAACATAGGCATATAGACATTTTGGTGTCCTGTAGCTTTTAGACGTTGGTCTAGTTGTTGTTGAAGGAGTTCCCAAATTGCATAACCATAGGGCTTTAGTACCATACACCCTCTTACACTTGAATAATCAACTAATTCTGCTTTCTTAACGACATCTGTATACCATTTTGCAAAATCTTCATCCATTGAAGTGATTGCTTCTACTAACTTCTTGTTTTTTCCCATAATTTTTTTAGCTCCTCTCATTAATATTACTAGGTTTAAATGATCTCACTAGGTTAAAAAAGGTATCAAAAAAACCTCCATCCCCACAAAGGGACCGAGGTATCCGGCGTTACCACCCTAATTGATACGTATTTTTCCATACATATCCTCTTAAGCACCTTTTAACGCAAGGTTAAACGCTGTATTCATCACACAGAACTCTGAGATGGGTTCAATAAACTCTTTATAGAAACCTTACAGCCTTGGGTCTCTTCTCTGTGATAAAAAGTCTTATTTACTACTTCTCTTCAACGTTTCTATTCGTATTTAAAATTATCTTACAATAAGGCATACTAATTGTCAAGATATAGTTGATACTTTCTACTTGACAAAATAATGCAGTATATATAATAGGCTTCCTGTCAAAATAATCGTTGCTCCAGATGGAATTTCAATATAGTAGGATATGTATAATCCTGCTACACAAATAATAATACTAATTAATATAGATAAGAACATTAAATTCCTTAAGTTACGACTATACATCTTTGCGATAGAAGTAGGTATGGTTAATAATGCAATGATCAGCACAATTCCAACAACCTTTACCACTATAATAATTGCAATGGAAATCAATACATACAGGATATACTCAAATGTCTTAACATTAAAGCCCTTCACCTTCAAATATTCCTCATCAAATAAATAGGCTTGCCAATATACAAATAAAGAGGCAATAACGAAGATAATAATAACTGTTAAAAAGGCTGTTATATAGATATCACTGGTGGAGACTGCTAAGATATCTCCAAATAAATAGGAAGTCATATCCGGTGGATATCCCGGTGTCAGAGCTATAAATAAAATACCAAGTGCCATTCCCACGGACCAAAACATGGCAATAAGTGTATCAGCTTTTGTACCGATGACATCTTTTATCTTAACAACACCTAACGCTGATAGGATAGCAAACAGAAGACCACCCATTATAGGCTCTATACCTAATAGAAATCCTAAACCAATTCCCCCGAAAGATGCATGTGCTATACCACCACTCATCATCACTAGTTTTTTCTCAACGATAATCGTTCCGATTATACCACATATGATGCTGGTTAAGATGGCAGCAACAAATGCATTTTGTATAAAAGTATATTGAAACATCATCATTCCCCATTCATCTTAGAAAATTAAATCGTAATTTCCTATTTAATTCTTCTTATACATGTGTCTTTAACTTCATAGATTTTATCTGGATAAGTACGTACTCTTTTTTGATCATGGCTGACGATGAGAACGGTTATATCTTTTGCTATGTTTTTTAATAGAGCAAATATCTCATCTGTTGTTGAATCATCAATACTGGCTGTTGGTTCATCAAGTATCAGTAAATTTGGTTTAGTTACCAATGCTCTTCCGATCAATACTTTTTGCAACTGTCCACCTGATAAAGTATTCAGAGTTCTTTTTCTTAGTTCATAAATATGCAAGTCTTTCATGATACCCTTACAATATTTCTTGTCTTTGTGGGTATATGTATAGAAAAGCTTTAATTCTTTCCTAAGACATCCACTTAATATGACTTGCTCAACACTAATAGGAAAGTCCTTATCAAATTTTGTTAATTGAGGTACATACCCTACATTTAAATTGCCATTAGTGAAAACACTTCCATTAGTAGGTTTTGTTAATCCAGTAATCACCTTGATTAAAGTGGTTTTACCTGAACCATTATCCCCTGTAATAGCTATCATTTCTTTCTCATCTATGGTTAAATCCACATTATCTAGAACACAGTTTTCACCATAAGCTACGCTTACATCATTGACTTGAAGGATCACTTCTTTCAACTCCTATTTTCTTTCCTTTATTATACACCTTTTTTCTTTTAGTTACTATTCTTGGCTATGGTATCAGTAATATTCTTCATATTATTGATATAATCTTCTGATAGGATATCAATTTGCATGACGCTACCACCAATCTCTTTGGCAATGATTTCTGCTTGCTTACTACTAAACTCAGCCTGATAGAAAATCACTTTGATACCTTCTTGCTTAGCATAATCAATAATAGATTCCATTTCTTTAGCCGTTGCTTCTTTTCCTGATACTTCTATTGCAGTCATATTAAGACCATAATCATCTGCAAAATACCCTAGAGAAGGATGATACATGATAAAAGAGGCTCCTGATTTTACATTATTTTGAATATACGTATCTAGCTCTTGCAATTCTTTGATGTAATTATCTGCATTTTCCTTATAAACATCTGCACGACTTGGATCAATTTCACTTAATGAATCTGCTATGCTTTGAACCATTACTTGTACTCGTGCTGGAGATAACCAGATATGTGGATCGCTTCCTGTATGATCATGATCATTTTGGATATCTTCTCCATCAACGTGTTCATCATTGTCATCATGCTCATCTACATCATCGTTATGATCTTCATTCTCATCATGGGTATCTAACTCTTCATCATGTTCATCATGTTCATCATGTTCATCTTCAAAATTTCTAACTGGATAAATTTCTTCTACTTCTTCAAATAAATCTACAATCTTAATATCTTTGTTAAAATCTTTTATTTTAGGTTGGATAAAAGCAACTTCTGCTGGTACTTCAATTGTATAGTAAATAGCTGCTTCACTTAAGCCCTGCATCTGTTTTGCTGTCGGCTGATAATTTGCTGGACTACTTCCAGGAGGAATCATTGTTACTACATCCACATGACCTTCTGATATGGCTTCAACGAATGCTTTTTGTGGAGGTATGGATACTGCCACAGTCATCTGATCATTATATAGTTTTGTTTCTTGACCTTCAGTTGTACAACCTGCTAGCAAAAATATCATTATTAATAAGTTAATACTTATCTTCTTAATACGCATGGTTTCACCTCATTACTTTATGAAATTATCACTTTATTACCTATTGTTACCAAAATGATAGAACATTTAATCAGTAAGTTAATATAAGTTTTGCAACTGAGTTGCATTTTCATGTAATATTATATCAGAATCCTACATAGAGTTCAAGCAAAATTAGGCTGAATTAAAGGGAAATAATATAGAGGTATGTTGGATTTTCAGGTCATATTATGGTATAATTTATATATAAATAAGTAGACAAATTTAAAATTATATGGAGCATGCTAATGGAGTTAGAAAATATATTAAATGAAATGAACCATAAAGGATATAAAACCACTGAGAAAAGAAGAAATATTCTTCAGGTTTTAATTAATCATCAATCTAGTTTTTTAAGTGCAGATACTATTCTATGCCAAGCAAAGAAAATAAACACACATATCAATATGTCCACAGTTTATAGAAATCTTTTATTATTGGAAGAACTCCATTTGGTTCATAAGATTTTATCTGAAGATGGTATTGCTAACTATAAATTGGTACAGGTTCATACTCACCACCATCATATCATTTGTCGGTCTTGCGGCAAGACAGATATTATTGATTATTGTCCAATAAAAGAACTCAATACCTTAGTTGAGGAGAAGCATTTTAAACTGACTGAGCACAAATTAGAACTATATGGTTATTGTGAAAATTGTATAAAGAACAAAAATAATTGAGTAAAACACCATCCAATTAATTTCTATTTTTTACAGTTTACTTAAGATAGTGATATTTTTTTCTTAATTTAGCCAATATACTGCATTTTATGTATTGACACTAAATCGAATTCCATATAATATTATTATAGATAAACAATTTCCGCCTTTAGGAGGGGTTTTATGAATTCAGTTATTTCCTTCCCCGTTAACGCTTTGAAAGCTAATGAACATTTTTTAGCTCAAGATATTTACAACACATCTGGCGTTATGATCGCTCGAAAAGATTCCATGATTACCAAAAAAATCATTGTGAAACTCAATTTACATAACGTTGAAACTGTAATGGTTAAAAAGTTTAGTACTTCTGATATTCCTACAGTTGACCCAGTGGATTTTGAGATAGAATTTGATCCAAAGAACCAGTACGAAAATATTAGAGAGTTCGAAGAAAACTATAACGAAGTTGCTGATCAAATCAAGAATAACTTCAAAGAGATTGAAGAGGGAAAAGAAATTCAACCAGGAGAAATAAAGAAAATTGGAGAAGACATCATAAATCATTTATCACATTCATCCAATATTTTTAGTTATTTATCCTTTATGAAGTCTCAGGATTCAATTACTTTTAACCACTGTTTGAATGTAAGTATAATCAGTCAAATCTTTGGTAAGTTCTTGGATATGGACGATGAAGAGATCGAGTTACTAGCAACATGTGCACTTTTACATGATATTGGTAAGACAAAAATAGAGCCTGAACTTATCTATAAACCAGGACCTTTATCTAATGATGAAGTCAATACGTTGCAAAATCACGTGTTACATAGTTATAAAATGATTGAGAATCATGACTTACCTCAATCTGTTAAATTAGGTGTTTTAATGCATCATGAGCGTGTAGACGGAAGCGGTTACATTATGCATTACAAGGGAGATCAAATACATAAGTTTGCTAAGATTATATCCATCATAGATATTTATGAAGCAATGACTCAGGAGAGACCTTATCGCAAAAAAATAGTTCCTTTAGATGCTCTTCAGTACATTAAGTCTATTTCCGTATCTAAACTTGATTATTCTTTAGCCAATAAATTTATTACCATGACAGCTAATAGTTATAAGGATACAAAAGTTAAGTTAAATACTGGTCATATCGGTGAGATTGTTTTCATTAATCCTAAGGCTGTTAATAAGCCTCTTGTTAAGGTAGATGGAACTATCATTGATTTAACACAAGAAGTTGACGTAAAGATAACTGAAGCTTATTAAAATTAATAATAAAGCATATGACAATGACCTTTTGAAGTTCATTATCATATGCTTTTTTTGTTGGTCATACAGCAATATTGGTTAAATAAAGAACAATTCTTGCTAAATACAAGACTTTCATGATTGTTCTATAATGAGGATATAATAGACTTTGATGAAAGGATGTTAGACATGAATTTAATGGATCTAACTAAAATTAGGAATAGAAAAACGCTACGTTCATCTTCTTACGACCAAGAGGGAAGAAACAAAGATGCTTGGGTACTTAAACCTCATGAAACTGTGGTCTTAGCTGATATAAAAGGCCCCGGAATCATCAAGCATATTTGGATGACACAAGGTCGTGATTATCGTAACTGTCTAATCAAAATTACTTGGGACAATGCTGATCATCCAAGTGTTCTCTGTCCGCTAGGTGATTTTTTTGGATTAGGACATGGTATTGTTAACTCTTATCAGTCTTTACTCTTTACTGCATCAGCCAACCCGGATTGTGAAAATAAATTCGAAAAGGGATGTGCACTTAATTGCTATGTTCCCATGCCTTTCAAAGAACGTGCAGTTATTGAGCTCATTAACGAAAGTGATAAGAGCCATTATCAATATTTTTATATCGATTATGAAATTGTATCAGAAGAAGTAGTGAAAGATTCTGGTTATTTTCATGCAGAGTTTCGTCGTAACTGTCCATTTCCAGGATGGGGTCATGACCTATTGCTCAATTCAAAAAGTGCTAATATCCCCAATAAAGAGAGAGATGCATGGGATAACAACTATGTTATTCTTGAGACAGAGGGTAAAGGTCATTACATTGGTTGTAATATAAGTGTAACTCTTCTCAAAAGCCACTCTTGGTGGGGTGAAGGCGATGATATGATTTGGGTAGATGGATATAAATGGCCACCTGATCTGCATGGTACTGGTGCAGAAGATTATTTAAATCAGGCTTGGGGCATGCAACCAAACGCATTTATGCGTAATGGCTCTAGTATCTTTGTAGCAGATACTAAGCACTATCAAACCAGTTATGTCCATCATCTTGAAAACCCTGTTTACTTCCAAAAAGAGATCAAAGTGACCATTGAAAATGGACATGCCAATCGTTTAGCCAATGAGATCTCAAGTGTAGCTTATTGGTACGCAGAAAAGCCTAGTAAAGCTATAGATGTACCTAATGCTAAACAAAGAGAAGCTATCCCTGAGCTTGGTGGCAGTCTTGTTATTAAGGATAGTCAAGTGTATACCCCTCATCAACTTCGTGTAACAGAAGATATGAGAAATTCATTGAAGCTATGGCCTGAAGAAATAAAAGAATATCAAAAAGGATATGAAAACAATTTATTATAAACAAAAAGACCTAGCTTCGATTCAAAATCGAAATTAGGTCTTTATACTTTTCTTAATCTTAACCGATCATTTTAGCAATATCTTCATCAACACTTGTGATTCCGCCAATACCAAAGTTCTCAACTAATACGTTTGCAACGTTTGGTGATAAGAACGCTGGTAATGTTGGTCCTAAGTGAATATTTTTAACACCTAAGTGAAGTAAAGCTAATAATACGATAACAGCTTTTTGCTCATACCAAGCAATATTATAAGCGATTGGTAAATCATTAATATCTTCTAATTCAAACACTTCTTTAAGTTTTAAGGCGATTACTGCTAATGAGTAGGAGTCGTTACATTGACCTGCATCAAGTACACGAGGAATACCTCCGATATCACCTAAATCTAATTTATTATATCTATATTTTGCACAACCAGCAGTTAATATGATTGTATCCTTTGGTAACTTATCTGCAAATTCTGCATAGTAGTCTCTTGATTTCATACGACCGTCACAACCAGCCATAACAACGAATTTTCTAACTGCACCTGTTTTAACAGCTTCAACTACTTTATCAGCTAATGCAAATAC
Protein-coding sequences here:
- a CDS encoding glycoside hydrolase family 172 protein, producing MNLMDLTKIRNRKTLRSSSYDQEGRNKDAWVLKPHETVVLADIKGPGIIKHIWMTQGRDYRNCLIKITWDNADHPSVLCPLGDFFGLGHGIVNSYQSLLFTASANPDCENKFEKGCALNCYVPMPFKERAVIELINESDKSHYQYFYIDYEIVSEEVVKDSGYFHAEFRRNCPFPGWGHDLLLNSKSANIPNKERDAWDNNYVILETEGKGHYIGCNISVTLLKSHSWWGEGDDMIWVDGYKWPPDLHGTGAEDYLNQAWGMQPNAFMRNGSSIFVADTKHYQTSYVHHLENPVYFQKEIKVTIENGHANRLANEISSVAYWYAEKPSKAIDVPNAKQREAIPELGGSLVIKDSQVYTPHQLRVTEDMRNSLKLWPEEIKEYQKGYENNLL